Within Pseudodesulfovibrio senegalensis, the genomic segment GACCACCCCCATCCGCCACGCAACGGAATCAGACAAATGGGCGTATATGTTGCCGCAATGTAGAAAAAAATCATGGAGTGATCGACACGGCGTAAAACCCGGGTTCCTTTCTCCGACAACGGCAACCAATGATACAATGTACTCGCGGTATACAAAAGAATCATTGCTCCGCCAAAAACAGAGAAAGAAACGACGTGCCATGGAAGCACGGGTGAAACCGAACGAAGGATCAACAAAATGGTGCCAAAAACGGCAAGAAGGGCTCCTATGCAATGGGTCAACCCACTCATAGGATCTCGAAGGCAATAAAAGGACATGGCACTCCTTGAGGTTAATGCCTCATGATATGCCATTCCTCATAATCAAACAAGCGCTTCAATCAAACAAACGCCGCCCTGCTTACTTGATAATTCCGGCCCTGGCCTGCTCCAGCAGAGTGTCCGCAATGGCCTGATATCTCGTACCATGCACGGCCGGTAGATATTCATCGGAAATAAGCGCCCAAATAAGGCGGGTAATGTTCAAAGGGGCCACATTCGTGTAGTCATTTTTCATATTAGTCAGTCTGGCGCGCAATTCTTCGCCAAAAGCCGCATTCCCGGTCAGGTCGAAAATAACGTCAACCCCCACGTTCAATTCAATCAGCTCGTCGAGCGTGGCGATACGAATTCCCTTTTCCCGAGCCAGTTGCTTTCCTTCGGTTTCCTGTTTCTCAACAACGCAGACCAGCTTCAGGCAATACCCATCTTTTGCTGCCAAGATTTCCCGCAAAAATGCAGTTCCAATTCGCCCCAGCCCCACTATAGCTATGTTATGATCGTCCATCTGCCCTCTCTTCATTAAAAAACATGCCACACATACACAATCTAATATACGTGGTAAATGATTGATTTGATTCTTTTGTTAACACAGAGCATTGACACACGGCCAGCGTTCTGTAGAAAACAGCTGAAAAGGAGGTGCGCCATCAACCTGCAAGACAGCATCACCCGCGCTGCCAAAATGGCACGGGAACAGGCAAAGGACATGGTAGTGGGAAAAAACGAGGCAGACGAATGGGTTATACTTCCCATGGACGACAGTGCCTCGGACCTGCTGGAATCAAGTGTGATCGTCAACGAGAAAGGCTTGAAATACCCGGAAGACCATGAGCTTGTGGCCAGACTCATAGCCTCGCAATAACGCGAAAAACAGCTACCAGGCCCGGTTGTCCGATGGCACAAAGAAAAACTCTACCCGCCTGTTCTTCCTGATATTTTCCTCGGAATTACTCGGATACAAAGGCTTGGCGTTGGCATAACCGACAGCCTTGAGCCTGTTTGCGGGAATATCCGAATGATTGATCAGCCATCGCAGGCAGGCCGCGGCCCTGGCCGCAGAAAGCTCCCACTCGGAATCATAAACGCTCTGGCTGAGATCCTCAGAATCCGTATGCCCACGAATGATGAGATTCATTGTCGAATGGTGCATGCTGTCCACAACGCCCCGCAAAACGGGCTCGGCCTCCTTTCTTATGGTCGCATCCCCTGAATGAAACAAGGCATTGCCGTCGACACGGTACATAACTCCGGACTTTTCCCTGCTGACGCGTGCAATACTCTTGAGATCCCGAGACCGTATGAAATCCTTGAGACGTTCCCCCACCTCAACCATTTCCTTGTTGTTGGCCTGCCGGTCCTCAAATTTGAGCCGCGTTTCCGCATATGCCGCGGAAATCGCCGAATGGTCTTCCTTTTGCACCCCCAAAGCCTCGGAAACCGATCCCATTAATATTTTGAAATTGTTGACATCCTGAGTAGTAAACGACAACAGCAAAACAAAAAAACACAACAAAAGCGTGACCATGTCGGCAAACGTTGCCATCCACGGAGGTATCCCTTCATCGTCACCGGGCGCATCCTGCCCTTTTTTACGGAGTGGCGGCAGTTGTTGCGGCTGCTTTTGGTCGCGTTTTTCAGGGGCCATATATAATAACTCCCCCGCTACCAGGCATCACGTTGCGGCATATGCAGGTAAAACTCCACCCGCTGATTCCTGAAACGATTTTCCGGTGTGTCATTGGGCGCGATAGGCCTCGTGTCTGCGTATCCCACGGCCTTGGCCCTACTGATGGGGAACCCGCCCTTTTTCAAAATGTAATTCAACGCGACTGCGGCGCGGGCGGCGGAAAGCTCCCAGTTGGAAGGATAAGCCTTGGTATGTACGGGGGTATCATCACTGTGCCCACGTACCACTAAATTCAACTTATAATCTTTGAGCACCTTGACGATCTTGTCCAAAACACTCGAAGCCTCCGGCTTGAGCCGGGCTGAGTTGGGTTCGAAAAGCAACCCTACGCGTGTATTGAAAACCACGCCATCACGATCGGAGGTCACGCCCGTACCTTCGCGAATATCGACGTCCTCATTCTCAAAGAGAGACTTGATACGCATGATAACACCCAAAAAAACACGTTCATTATGCGATATTTTGGCAACCGCTTTTTTGGCGTCACTACTGGTGTTGACCAAGGCCATGTCTTCGGACTTGGCGCGAATCTCATGCACTCCGAAAGCCCCCTGAATGGAACCGAGAGCATCCCGGAACTTCTCTACATTCTGGTTGGCGAAAGAAAGAAGCAACACAAAAAAACACAGCAGAAGCGTCACCATGTCAGCAAACGTTGCCATCCATGGCGGCAAGCCCTCTTCCGGAGGCGGCGGTGCCGGCTCCTTTTTTTCTATGATTTCTTCGATATCCTTGGCCATACAGGCTCCAATCAGGAATTCTCGCGCAATGCCGGGGCAAGAAAGGCCTCAAGTTTATCCTTTACCACGGAGGGGTGTTCGCCACGCTGCACAGAAGCCACTCCCTCTATCATGATCTGCATGAACAGGGCATCTTCCTCGGAACGCTCCTCCAGTTTCTTGGCTATGGGAATGAAAACAACGTTGGCCATGACCGCACCATAAAAGGTCGTCAGCAATGCAACCGCCATGGCCGGTCCGATGGATGCAGGGTCCTCAAGGTTTTGCAGCATATTCACAAGGCCGATAAGGGTACCGATCATGCCCATGGCCGGAGCCAGCATGCCCATGCCCTTGAAAACGCCCTGCCCTTGTCGGTGACGCTGTTTCATAAAATCAAGTTCGATCTCCATAATGGAGCGAACCAACGCTTCGCTTGAGCCATCAGCCACCAGCAAAACACCCTTCTTCAGATATTCGTCCTCGATGGGGACCTTTTCCAGGGCGACAAGACTTTCCTTTCTGGCCTTTTCGGCAAGCCCGGTTATGGTTCTGACAATATCTGCAGGGTCCTGCGACTTAAAGAAAATGGACTTCATGGCAACCTTGATGGTGCCTATGATCGTCTTAAGAGGAAACATGACAAACGTGGCCGCAAACGTTCCACCCAAAACGACCACCACGGAAGGAATGTCAACAAACCCCCCGGCGTTTCCACCCATCAAGATGGTGGTAATGATAAGTCCAAACCCACCAACCAGTCCGATTACCGTTGCTATATCCATATAAATATCACTTCATGGCCTGCGATGACGCAACCCTGACTTCGCGGTCCTCGTAATAGAAAACCACATCTTCGTAATAATCATCCACCTTGAAATAGGCGTTGCCAATGCTGATTTCCACCCCCGGCTTCACAACCCCGGGAACAAGAATCTTGCAATTCTCCAGATTCTCGGTTCGCGAAATGGCCTCCCACAGCTTTGCCTTGCGCTTGCGCAGGTCCTGAAGCTTTTCGCGCGCCTCCATCAGGACGGGTTCATGCTCCTTGGCATGAAACCCTCCCTTGGCCACCTGTGCCTCGGCATGATGCATGCGGTCCCAGACCTTGGCTATCTCCTCATCCAAAAGCATGCTTCGGAAAAGAAACCGCGGCTTGTACCCGAGGGTCACGTTGAGGTCTGCCCCCATGCCGCCCCCCAACTGTTCCCCGACATACACATAATCATGGGCGCACACGTCGCACCCCACTATCCTGCCGCCGACGGCGAGCTTCTTTCCGGCAAAAACACGGCTATGCATCAACGAATTCTTGACCAATATGTTTCCGCCCGCATTCAGAGTGGCGTATTCACAAAAAGCAAGTTGCATGTCCTTGCCTGATTCAAGAAGAGCCTTTCCCTCGCCCTTGACCCCGGAACGACATAAAAGTTTGTCGCGGGCAGACACGTGCGCTCCCTGAACATGGCCAGCAATGTCTATAGTACGAGCCGAGATGGAAAAGCCAGTGCCTACGGTTCCAAATACGTTAAGATCACTAACGAAATCTATATTTCCCGTGTTGAAATCAACATCTCCGCGCACATTCAGGGTCTTTCGAACGCAGATCAACCCGTCTTCGTACAGCACAAAACCATCCCGCGCCGCATACAAACGATTCGGCTCACTCTCGCGAAACCCGGTCCCTCTTCCGGCCGGAAATTGTGGTTTCTCCAAAACAAAGCGAGAATCCATACTCTCCCTGAGGGAGTCATCCAATGGAACAATCTCGGCGAGCAACTGTCCGGACGTCACGTTTTGCACGTAATCCAACTCGTAATGGTCAACGCTGCCGTTATCCAGATGGCGCGGAGCCAAATGAGTGTGATCGAAATCCGGATCAAAATGATGTTTGAGGCAATATGTCATGAATAGCGCCCCCGTGGCGAAATTTGCCCAAAAAAAATACTTCTTTGCAAAACGCGAGAAGCATCAAAAAATAAACTATTGCAATCAACTAAAACAGTCAATCCGGGTATAATAAAAAAGGGCCGGATAAAAATCCGGCCCCACTGTTCAATTGAAGACAAACTGGCTGTTAGGAATCGTCCCTCGGATAATACAAAGGGCATGAACTCCCCACCTCAAACCGCACCAAGGGAGGTTCGGAAAGCCACGCCTTTTCGGATGAAAACAGGGAATCCCGAACAAAAAAACTATCAATTGCAACCACTCCCACAACAGCTACAATAGCCATAAGCACAATCATTCGCATTCCGTCAGTTACTCCTTGCGGCAATATTTTCCATTCCGCCAGTGAAGCAACTTTCATTCCACTCTTCCCTCCCCCAGAAGCCCAAAAACATTTGCAAGCACACCTGTTTTGGCCCATAATTATCAAAAATCACGAGGCAGTTCAGAATCAATCAAAACATCAAAGAAAATAAATGGTTAAAAAATGTCTAGACTTTATCTAGTATCGATTGCGCTCATGTTCATAGTGTATTCGACCTCGGCTTCTGCAGAGAATCTGGCAATCTCTCAGGCTGGCACTGTGTATACGCAATCCCTGAAAAACAGTGTGGAGCTGGCCAACAAGGCATTGCCGCTTATTGCCGCCATCAATAGCGTGGACAATCAGGCGGCCAAATTGGGAACAACAGCCCAAAACTACCTTTCTCCACAGGAATTCAAAATTTATCGAAAAAAACAGGCCGAACTCCACCAGTTGTTTGCCATGCAGAACACAGAAACCTCACTGACCAAGGATCTGCAGACGTTGAACAAATTGTACGAAGCCACACTGCTCTATCATCGCACGCGTGCCGAGTATGTGCGACGCAGAGGTACAGGCAATGGCTATGACAAATGGCTTTCTTCACAAAAGACTGATGAGGAAATGAAAAACGCCCTTGAACTGTTGGCCAAAATACGTCAACAAATAGAAAGGACGCCCATTCAATAACCCTGAGCGTGCATCAAGGAAAGGAGGCCGTCATGCCGGGCCTGAGCATTTCAAACGAATCGATCCAATCCATGGCTCGTGATACCCAGTATTCCGCCATTGAAAACGCGGTCAGTCCTACACAACTTGACACCGGGCGGCTACACAAGCCAGAAAATTCAAGTGCTCAAAACACGCATGCATCACGCCCGGATTCCGGAACCCACGCAGTTTCATCCGACATCAACCCGGTTCAGCAAAATGACGACGCTATGCTCTCACGGGCTGCTTCGGCCATAGAGCAGGGGCTTGGAACCATCGCTGACCGCGTCGTCTGACACGGTATAATTGGTACTGAATGAAAAAGCGGCCCCGTCATTTTGACGGGGCCGCTTTTTCATGTGTGTCTCAATAGAATTCTACCACTTCTTTTCACGCTGTTTTTCCAAGGCAATGGTTTGCTCCTCAAACGAGGCGAAACCGGCATGGTGCAAGGCGTCCTCGACGGTATGACTCCAATCCCAGCAGGCATAAATGACCGGCTTGTGGAACATGCTGCGGAACTGCTCAAGTTCACCACGGTAGAAATCTTCCTTGGGAGTCTCAATATGGTCACGCAACTGTTCGCTGAAGCGATCCAGTTCGCCCTCATACCACTCCATGAAGTCGTCGGCAGACTTGTATCGCTTAAGGATGTGGCCATATCCCTTTTCTTCCAGCATTTTCTTGAGGCGATCCATGTGCTGCTTCTGCAACCATTCGCCCAATTTGCTGGTGGGAATATTCTCACTTTCCACGGCGGCCATGTCCACCTTGGTCTGATGATACGTATCCGGGACCACCGAGGCAGAAACAATGCCTGCAATGGCCACCAGTCCGCGCAAAATCACGCTGTTGGATACGCCCTGACCGCAGAAGCCGACCTTTTTGCCGTAACGCTGTCCGGCAAAAATGGCGGACAGAATGGCCCAGACAACCGCCGGGTCCTCTTCGTCGTAGATGTGCTGCAGGCTGGGGTTGTCGCGGTCCGTAGCCAAAACCATCTGGGTCATGTCGTTCGAACCGATGGAGAACCCGTCCACCTCCTTGAGGAACTCCTTGCACAGAATGGCATTGCTCGGAATTTCTGCCATGAGGATTATCTTCAGGCCGTCCTTTCCGGATTCCAGGTTGTGCACCTGCCGCAGGTAACGCTTCATGCTGCGGGCTTCTTCCATGCTCCTGACGAACGGGAACATGATGCACAGATTCTTGCCGCCATAGATGCCACGCGCCAGCTTGAAGGCCTCCAGCTCCCAATCGTGAATATTGCGGGAAACACCGCGGTATCCCATCATGGGGTTGTCTTCATAGGCCTCGAAGAGGATGCCGCCAAGCAGGTTGCGGTATTCATTGGATTTGAAGTCTGTGGTGCGGTAGATGATTTCGCTTCCGTAGAAAGCCATGGCAAAGAGCGCCAGCCCCTGGGAAAGCGTCTGAATGTAATTTTCTTTACCGGTGCGGTAGCCACGGGATTCCAGCAGGGTCTTGATACGCTTGGGCAGCGTGCGGACTTCATCCATTTCGGACTTGAGCCCCATTTTGTGGGCAACTTCCTCACGCAATTCGCGAACCTTGTTGAAGTAACCGATGACCTGCGGATTGTCCTTGAGCTCGCGCACGATGCGGACCACGTCGTCCTTGTGGTCGCGCCAGACCTTCCACTCCTCGGAGCGGGAGGAAGGCTCGCCTTCCAGCAGGTCGTGATATCCATAGATAACGGCCACATGATCTTCCAGATTCACGGAAGTCTTGAGAACGTCGAGCCGTTCGGTGGCCATTGTGATCTTTTCGTCGAGCTTCTTGTCCAGCTCACGAATGCGGCGCTGGATGGCCAGCACTTCATCCGTTCCGCGGGCTGCATCCTGATCGGCCAATGCGTCCATTCGGCGAGTCAAACCGGTGACCTGCCCCACATACTCACGAAGCTTGAGCGGCAGGGAAACAAGGCCCGAAGCCAACTGGTCCTTCATGACCTTGGTCAGACGCGTTTCCATCTCAAGCAACTTTTCATTGACGATACCGTCGAGGGTATCCTTGTCGTATGCTTCAAGCGCCATGGGGTGAACGCCGATATTGCCAAGCATGAACTCCGCACGCAACAGGCCCACTTCAAAATCCGGCACGTTGCGCAAACGGGAAAGGAACAGGGACTGCCCCACGTCGGCAAGGATAAGCCCGACCTTGGTCTTGGTGTCCGGCAAGGTGCTCACGTCAATCTCACCGCCAACTTCCACCAGAGGCAGCTTGCCGCGGTAAACCTTGCCGCGCGAACCATCGACCGTGACTTCCTGATTGTCGAGGGCACGCAACACTTCGGGCCGCTGAATGCCGATGACTGCGGGGATACCGAGTTCGCGAGAGGTGATGGCTGCATGGCTGGTGTCGCCGCCCACGTCCGCCATGATTGCGGAGGCGATGCGCATGCCCGGAACCATGTCCGGGTCGGTGCGTTCGGCAGCGAGAATGTCACCCTTGTTGACCTTGTTCAATTCAAGAGCGGAACGCAGGAACTTGACAGTACCTTGCCCGGCCCCGCGGGATGCGCCATTGCCTTCAAGGATGACTTCTGCCTTGTCGGCGGCTCCTTTCTCCACTTCAAGACGGCGCATGAATATGGTGTGGGGATGCTGTTCGAATTCCTCATTCCAGCGGGTCTCGGGACGGGCCTGCACAAACCAGAGTCGGGAGGACTTGTCGATGCAGAACTCCGTATCCATGATCATGCCGCCATACGCCTTGGAAATGGCCCGCACGCCTTTGGCGACCTCTTCGGCCTGGGCGATGGACAATGCCCAACGATATATCTCGTTTTCGACCACAGGCACACTGTGCGTTCCGGAACCGTCTTCCTTGTAGACGATCTTCTTATCCTTGCACCCCATATAGCGAATGACCACCTCTTTGGAGGCTTCGCGTTGGAAAACGTAATATTTGTCCGGAGTGACCATGCCGCCGACAACTGCCTCACCAAGGCCATAACTGGCGTCAATGGAAACCAGATCATTGCGATCCGTGCCCCGGCAGCCGGTTGCAGTGTCTGCACTGAACGCCGTACCGGAAATCACGGGATTGATCATACGCATGATACAGACCGAAAGGGATGTGTGCTCAATGGCCCACTCCTTTTTGGCCTGTTCGGCAATGGTGTCGTCCCCGGTCTGCTCCGCCTGCATGATTGCATCAAGAATGGCTTCACGACGATAAGTCATGGAACGCAGGTTGTAGGCCGAGGCACAATCCCAATGATATGCTTCCAGGCAGGTATCTTCGCCGACAATATTCAGATATGTGTCCTGCAGTCCGGCAAAAGCCTTCTTTCGACTGTCCTCACCGGCAGCGGAGGAGCGCACGGCCACCGGTTCGTCATCAAGTCCGGCTTCCTTGCAAATATCCCTGTAGGCACTTTTGACGGCCTTGCTCACGGATTCGGGAACTTCAATGGACAGAATCGCGGTCTGCACAAGAACAGAGCGTTTGCGCAGCTGGTCGATTCCTTCAGGCGAGGTGGCAAATCCTTCGACAACATTATTGATGAAGGTGCGCAACTTGATGGGGGTTCCGCTCTTTTCCTGCGATTCCGCTCTTGCCTTGCGGCCAAGGGTGCGAACGAACTTCTGCAGAAATTCAGGATCACTGTTGATCTCTTCGGAATTCCAATCAATCGTATTATATTCCTTATCCACGATGGAACGGATCAGCGAAGCATGGACCTTTGTTTCATCAAGCAGGATATGAAAAGCAATGGAAGAAATGGCGCGAAACTCCGGAGCACGGATGTTTCCAACCTGGCTGATAATGGCGGTGTTGTAGTTCTTCCCCCCTACCAGGAGCTCTGCCTCTTCGCCGATCGTGACGATATCCGCGCCGTTGAGGACCAATTTCTTTTGTAGACTCTCAGCACTCGCCCCTGCGCCTGTCTTCTTTTTGGGTGCAGCCTTTTTCTTCGGCGTGGGCTTCTGGGTCTTGGCCATGCTTTCCTCCTGGTCAGGTGAGTCTGCAACGCTTTCCGCACTTCGGAGCACGCATCGCATTAAGCACTTATTTTTACTGACAAATTAAACAATTAACGCAAATAAGCAAAACGACATCATCCTCTTACAGCCTGTCAATGCATTTCGTCAATTACTGACGGCAACAAATCACAAGGCCATTCAAGGGCCATGATCACAATTTCTGACCGCAGGACGGACAGAAGTTGCAATCCTGAGAAGGAACTGTTTCCTTGCATGTGGGACACGTGTCCGCAGGCGGCCCGAGTTCCACAAGCAACTCCCCTTCGACAACCGGCACCATGTGCCTGTCTTCCTGGTAATTGGCAGCCTTGAGAACCCGACGGACAACGCCGTCCACGGGGGCATAAATGGCTTTTTCCTGTTTCATCACGGAAACATTGAAAATCTCCTCACCCGCCTTCACGGAATCTCCCGGCCGAACGTGCATGACCCACAGGTCGCCGTTGCACGGGGAACCGACATGATAATCGTTGGCACTGTCAGCCATTTCAATGGCATCCTTTGCCGAGGACAGCGGTTCACTGACCTTAACCTGATGACTCACGATTTCGGAATCCAGAATATAGCGAACGATGGACATGCCGTTCTCATCCGGTTCGGAAACATCCAGAACACGCATGACGTGCGGCTTCTTGCAATCGCCTTGGAAATGCAGGACTTCACCCTTTTCCAGTCCCTCGAACCAGACATCGAGCGGCACGTTGTTGCAATTACCAAACCTGTCGCAGAATTCAATGGTCTTGATGGCATCGCCCGGATGGTTCAGGTACATGACCAGCTCCTGTTCCGAAGGATGGCGGCCAAGCCGTTCCTGCAACGCACGCTCTTCGGCCTTGACGTCCACATCCTTCAACGTCAGCAACGGCGATTCTTCGGTACGTTCGCTAATGGCCCGCTTCCAGTTCTTGCCGAACGCGGACTGGTAGACCCAATCGGCGGGAAAACCGAGAGGAAGTTTGCCGTATTTCCCCAGCAGAAGCTGGCGGAACGCGTCGTTGGAATCCCTGTACAAATCCAGACGAGCCTTGTGCTCGTTGGAAGTCAGGTCCTTTTCGTCACACAAGGTCGCAATGTCCAGAATGTTCAACAGTCTGCGAACTTCCACCTCGCCGCCGCGCTTGTAGGCGCCGGTAACCGCCAGAAATGCGGTATTCCACGTAATCTGGGACCCGGGCGTAACATCATGGTAACGGACAATCTTGCGCGTTCCCTCAAGGAATTTGAGCATGTAGGGCAGCAGCTTGATATAGCCCTGTTTCAGGGCTCCTTCCTGTGAGGAAGACGTTGCGCCTCCGGGCATGCCGTGCTTGACCACGTCATGGTCGATTCCCTGGAAGTAGGGAGCGGTATACCGGTCATAATAAGGCATTATCTGCTTGAGAACGAAGTTGCACTTACGGATCGTGTCCTTGTTCAGACTCGTCTTGAGGCCGATCTCATCCTCAATATATGCGGCCGTGGAAAGGACTTCACCCTGGCCGTACCACCGCACTGCGGCTCCGATAGCCACGTCCACAATGTGGGCGCCCGCTTCGGCTGCAGCCCCCATGGTGGGAACGAACAGTCCGTCGGTATAATGCCGGTGAGAATGGATGACCAACTCGGGGTAGCGCTCCCGAATACGGGAAATGAGTTCACGCATGAAGCGCGGCGGACAGACTCCGGCCATATCCTTGAGTCCCAAAATGATCATGCGTTCGGCCTTGCGGGCATTGACCCCGGCCACATCCGCGCACATGGAAACAATATTGTCCGTAACTTCAAGATAGCGATCCACTTCAAAGCCCTTGGCCCATGAAAGGGAAATCGCCGGTTCGAAAATATTCTTTTCCGAATGCAGCGCAACCTCGGCAAATGGACGCATATTTTCGACATGATTGAGAAAATCAAAGCAACGAATCACATCGTAATGCTCGTTGATCATCTCACCCGTCAAACGCATAACGTTTTTCGGTTGCGGCTTATAGCCCAGGACGTTGGTGGAACGTATCAAAATCTGCTTCAGAGTATGCGGGGCAAATTGATTCCACTTCTTGGCCTCGGTGAACGGGTAGGTCATGTTGGCCAGCATGGCCACATGGAAATGCGCGCCGCCACCATTTTCCAGAGAAAAGAAGCCGCACCTGTCAAGATATGGACCGATGAGCTTGTCTTCGGCCAGACGGAATCGGTTGCCACTGTTGGACTGAGTGATATCCCGCGTGGTGGTGTCCGTCATGTGGACAACGCCCTTTTCACGGTCGGTCCGCAACACGTCGAGAATCGAATCGCGGGTCATGCCGCGCACGATGCTCGCCTCATGGTCGGACTTGTCCATATCGGGCAAAACCGGCTCGAAACGACCGATGCGTCGATCGTCACGGCCACGATATTCGCCGAGCTGAACATACGGGTTGTGGCCTTTGGCGGAAATCTCGGCAATCAAACGGGTCAGACGCAGGGAATCCGGCTCCCTGTCGGAATAATCCATCAATTCGTTGCGATTATTCCGTACGAAATTGGTATCATATTCCGCTTCCACGAATTTAGGATGCTGAATGATCTGGCGGTGGAACGGAATCGTGGTCTTTACACCACTGATCATATACTCCCGCAAGGCCCGCTGAGCGAGAGAAACAACCTTGTTCCAAGAATTACCGTATGTTATCAATAACGAAGCTGCCGAATCGTAGTTGGACGGGAAGCGGTAGCCGTCACAAATGCAGGAGTCGATGCGCACGCCCTGCCCCCCGGGAGAAACATACCGGGAAATACGCCCCGCGTTCGGGGAGAAGTCCTTTTGCGGGTCCTCGCAGTTGATGCGACATTGCATTGCCCATTGGAAGGCCCTTGTGTTCTCGTCATTAAAGCGCAAACCAGCCCCAAAGGCCGTTGCAATCTGCTCTTCGACAAGATCGATGCCATAACGGCATTCGGTGATACCATGCTCCACCTGCAGGCGTGTATTCACTTCGATCAGGTATGGCGTGCCGTCCCGATCCACAAGGAATTCGACGGTAGCAAGGGAATGATATCCCACGGCCGAAACGAGCCTGCGGGAATATT encodes:
- a CDS encoding Gfo/Idh/MocA family oxidoreductase, giving the protein MDDHNIAIVGLGRIGTAFLREILAAKDGYCLKLVCVVEKQETEGKQLAREKGIRIATLDELIELNVGVDVIFDLTGNAAFGEELRARLTNMKNDYTNVAPLNITRLIWALISDEYLPAVHGTRYQAIADTLLEQARAGIIK
- a CDS encoding flagellar motor protein MotB, encoding MAPEKRDQKQPQQLPPLRKKGQDAPGDDEGIPPWMATFADMVTLLLCFFVLLLSFTTQDVNNFKILMGSVSEALGVQKEDHSAISAAYAETRLKFEDRQANNKEMVEVGERLKDFIRSRDLKSIARVSREKSGVMYRVDGNALFHSGDATIRKEAEPVLRGVVDSMHHSTMNLIIRGHTDSEDLSQSVYDSEWELSAARAAACLRWLINHSDIPANRLKAVGYANAKPLYPSNSEENIRKNRRVEFFFVPSDNRAW
- a CDS encoding OmpA/MotB family protein, whose amino-acid sequence is MAKDIEEIIEKKEPAPPPPEEGLPPWMATFADMVTLLLCFFVLLLSFANQNVEKFRDALGSIQGAFGVHEIRAKSEDMALVNTSSDAKKAVAKISHNERVFLGVIMRIKSLFENEDVDIREGTGVTSDRDGVVFNTRVGLLFEPNSARLKPEASSVLDKIVKVLKDYKLNLVVRGHSDDTPVHTKAYPSNWELSAARAAVALNYILKKGGFPISRAKAVGYADTRPIAPNDTPENRFRNQRVEFYLHMPQRDAW
- a CDS encoding motility protein A; translated protein: MDIATVIGLVGGFGLIITTILMGGNAGGFVDIPSVVVVLGGTFAATFVMFPLKTIIGTIKVAMKSIFFKSQDPADIVRTITGLAEKARKESLVALEKVPIEDEYLKKGVLLVADGSSEALVRSIMEIELDFMKQRHRQGQGVFKGMGMLAPAMGMIGTLIGLVNMLQNLEDPASIGPAMAVALLTTFYGAVMANVVFIPIAKKLEERSEEDALFMQIMIEGVASVQRGEHPSVVKDKLEAFLAPALRENS
- a CDS encoding DUF342 domain-containing protein codes for the protein MTYCLKHHFDPDFDHTHLAPRHLDNGSVDHYELDYVQNVTSGQLLAEIVPLDDSLRESMDSRFVLEKPQFPAGRGTGFRESEPNRLYAARDGFVLYEDGLICVRKTLNVRGDVDFNTGNIDFVSDLNVFGTVGTGFSISARTIDIAGHVQGAHVSARDKLLCRSGVKGEGKALLESGKDMQLAFCEYATLNAGGNILVKNSLMHSRVFAGKKLAVGGRIVGCDVCAHDYVYVGEQLGGGMGADLNVTLGYKPRFLFRSMLLDEEIAKVWDRMHHAEAQVAKGGFHAKEHEPVLMEAREKLQDLRKRKAKLWEAISRTENLENCKILVPGVVKPGVEISIGNAYFKVDDYYEDVVFYYEDREVRVASSQAMK
- a CDS encoding PEP/pyruvate-binding domain-containing protein: MAKTQKPTPKKKAAPKKKTGAGASAESLQKKLVLNGADIVTIGEEAELLVGGKNYNTAIISQVGNIRAPEFRAISSIAFHILLDETKVHASLIRSIVDKEYNTIDWNSEEINSDPEFLQKFVRTLGRKARAESQEKSGTPIKLRTFINNVVEGFATSPEGIDQLRKRSVLVQTAILSIEVPESVSKAVKSAYRDICKEAGLDDEPVAVRSSAAGEDSRKKAFAGLQDTYLNIVGEDTCLEAYHWDCASAYNLRSMTYRREAILDAIMQAEQTGDDTIAEQAKKEWAIEHTSLSVCIMRMINPVISGTAFSADTATGCRGTDRNDLVSIDASYGLGEAVVGGMVTPDKYYVFQREASKEVVIRYMGCKDKKIVYKEDGSGTHSVPVVENEIYRWALSIAQAEEVAKGVRAISKAYGGMIMDTEFCIDKSSRLWFVQARPETRWNEEFEQHPHTIFMRRLEVEKGAADKAEVILEGNGASRGAGQGTVKFLRSALELNKVNKGDILAAERTDPDMVPGMRIASAIMADVGGDTSHAAITSRELGIPAVIGIQRPEVLRALDNQEVTVDGSRGKVYRGKLPLVEVGGEIDVSTLPDTKTKVGLILADVGQSLFLSRLRNVPDFEVGLLRAEFMLGNIGVHPMALEAYDKDTLDGIVNEKLLEMETRLTKVMKDQLASGLVSLPLKLREYVGQVTGLTRRMDALADQDAARGTDEVLAIQRRIRELDKKLDEKITMATERLDVLKTSVNLEDHVAVIYGYHDLLEGEPSSRSEEWKVWRDHKDDVVRIVRELKDNPQVIGYFNKVRELREEVAHKMGLKSEMDEVRTLPKRIKTLLESRGYRTGKENYIQTLSQGLALFAMAFYGSEIIYRTTDFKSNEYRNLLGGILFEAYEDNPMMGYRGVSRNIHDWELEAFKLARGIYGGKNLCIMFPFVRSMEEARSMKRYLRQVHNLESGKDGLKIILMAEIPSNAILCKEFLKEVDGFSIGSNDMTQMVLATDRDNPSLQHIYDEEDPAVVWAILSAIFAGQRYGKKVGFCGQGVSNSVILRGLVAIAGIVSASVVPDTYHQTKVDMAAVESENIPTSKLGEWLQKQHMDRLKKMLEEKGYGHILKRYKSADDFMEWYEGELDRFSEQLRDHIETPKEDFYRGELEQFRSMFHKPVIYACWDWSHTVEDALHHAGFASFEEQTIALEKQREKKW